From the genome of Symphalangus syndactylus isolate Jambi chromosome 7, NHGRI_mSymSyn1-v2.1_pri, whole genome shotgun sequence, one region includes:
- the ARMC1 gene encoding armadillo repeat-containing protein 1 isoform X1: MNSSTSTMSEEPDALSVVNQLRDLAADPLNRRAIVQDQGCLPGLILFMDHPNPPVVHSALLALRYLAECRANREKMKGELGMMLSLQNVIQKTTTPGETKLLASEIYDILQSSNMADGDSFNEMNSRRRKAQFFLGTTNKRAKTVVLHIDGLDDTSRRNLCEEALLKIKGVISFTFQMAVQRCVVRIRSDLKAEALASAIASTKVMKAQQVVKSESGEEMLVPFQDTPVEVEQNTELPDYLPEDESPTKEQDKAVSRVGSHPEGGASWLSTAANFLSRSFYW; the protein is encoded by the exons ATGAATTCTTCCACCTCCACCATGAGTGAAGAGCCTGATGCTCTATCGGTAGTTAACCAGTTACGGGATCTAGCAGCAGATCCATTAAACAGAAGAGCCATTGTCCAGGATCAGGGATGtctgcctggccttattttatttatggacCACCCCAACCCTCCAGTCGTCCACTCCGCTTTGCTT GCTCTTCGATACTTGGCAGAATGCCGTGCAAACAGAGAAAAGATGAAAGGAGAACTGGGTATGATGTTGAGCTTACAAAATGTTATACAGAA AACTACAACTCCAGGGGAAACAAAACTTCTGGCCTCTGAAATCTATGACATTCTTCAGTCCTCCAATATGGCAGATGGTGATAGTTTTAATGAGATGAATTCACGTCGAAGGAAAGCTCAGTTTTTTCTGGGAACTACAAACAAACGTGCCAAAACAGTGGTTTTGCATATAGATGGCCTTGATGATACG TCTCGGAGAAATCTATGTGAAGAggctttgttaaaaattaaaggtGTTATTAGCTTTACTTTTCAAATGGCTGTTCAAAGGTGTGTGGTGCGAATCCGTTCAGATTTGAAAGCTGAG GCTTTGGCATCAGCAATAGCGTCAACCAAGGTTATGAAAGCTCAGCAAGTTGTGAAAAGTGAAAGTGGAGAAGAG ATGTTGGTCCCATTCCAAGATACTCCTGTGGAAGTAGAACAGAACACAGAACTACCTGACTACCTGCCTGAGGATGAGAGTCCCACAAAGGAACAGGACAAAGCGGTGTCCCGGGTCGGCTCacacccagaaggtggagctagCTGGCTTAGCACAGCTGCAAACTTTTTATCCAGATCATTTTATTGGTGA
- the ARMC1 gene encoding armadillo repeat-containing protein 1 isoform X2: protein MSAWPYFIYGPPQPSSRPLRFACSSILGRMPCKQRKDERRTGYDVELTKCYTESRRNLCEEALLKIKGVISFTFQMAVQRCVVRIRSDLKAEALASAIASTKVMKAQQVVKSESGEEMLVPFQDTPVEVEQNTELPDYLPEDESPTKEQDKAVSRVGSHPEGGASWLSTAANFLSRSFYW from the exons ATGtctgcctggccttattttatttatggacCACCCCAACCCTCCAGTCGTCCACTCCGCTTTGCTT GCTCTTCGATACTTGGCAGAATGCCGTGCAAACAGAGAAAAGATGAAAGGAGAACTGGGTATGATGTTGAGCTTACAAAATGTTATACAGAA TCTCGGAGAAATCTATGTGAAGAggctttgttaaaaattaaaggtGTTATTAGCTTTACTTTTCAAATGGCTGTTCAAAGGTGTGTGGTGCGAATCCGTTCAGATTTGAAAGCTGAG GCTTTGGCATCAGCAATAGCGTCAACCAAGGTTATGAAAGCTCAGCAAGTTGTGAAAAGTGAAAGTGGAGAAGAG ATGTTGGTCCCATTCCAAGATACTCCTGTGGAAGTAGAACAGAACACAGAACTACCTGACTACCTGCCTGAGGATGAGAGTCCCACAAAGGAACAGGACAAAGCGGTGTCCCGGGTCGGCTCacacccagaaggtggagctagCTGGCTTAGCACAGCTGCAAACTTTTTATCCAGATCATTTTATTGGTGA